A window of Rhododendron vialii isolate Sample 1 chromosome 11a, ASM3025357v1 contains these coding sequences:
- the LOC131308845 gene encoding fructose-1,6-bisphosphatase, cytosolic-like isoform X1: MRSTADCTTLLLLELLSLFLFLIHRKGEFFGMDHAAEAQRTDLMTITRHVLNEQSKHPEAHGDFTILLNHIVLGCKFVCNAVQKAGLAKLLGLAGVTNVQGEAQKKLDVLSNEVFVKALISSGRTCVLASEENEDAIVVDPPKRGRYCVVFDPLDGSSNIDCGISVGTIFGIYMAKDKENPTLDDVLQSGKNMLAAGYCIYGSSCMLVLSTGNGVNGFTLDPSIGEFILTHPDIKVPSKGKIYSINEGNAKYWDEPTAKYVESCKFPKDGSLPKSLRYIGSMVADVHRTLLYGGIFLYPADKKSPNGKLRVLYEVLPMSYLMEQAGGQAFTGKQCALELLPTMIHDRSPIFLGSYDDIEEIKALYAATY, from the exons ATGCGTAGTACTGCAGACTGTACAACATTGCTACTCCTTGAATTGCTTtcattgttcttgttcttgataCACAGAAAGGGGGAATTTTTTGGCATGGATCATGCAGCTGAAGCTCAAAGAACAGACCTAATGACGATTACTCGTCACGTTCTTAATGAGCAGTCCAAGCACCCGGAAGCTCATGGCGACTTCACCATCTTGCTCAATCATATTGTCCTCGGCTGCAAATTCGTCTGCAACGCCGTTCAGAAG GCAGGTCTAGCAAAACTCCTTGGACTTGCTGGAGTGACAAATGTTCAG GGTGAAGCACAAAAGAAACTGGATGTACTTTCCAATGAAGTTTTTGTCAAGGCTTTGATAAGCAGTGGACGAACA TGTGTTCTTGCATCTGAAGAGAACGAAGACGCTATAGTTGTGGATCCACCGAAGCGAGGAAG ATACTGTGTGGTTTTTGATCCACTGGACGGGTCCTCAAACATTGACTGCGGCATTTCAGTAGGGACT ATATTTGGTATTTACATGGCGAAAGATAAGGAGAATCCAACTCTTGATGATGTATTGCAATCTGGGAAGAATATGTTGGCAGCAGGTTACTGCATATATGGAAGCTCTTGCATG TTAGTCCTTAGCACTGGAAATGGTGTCAATGGCTTCACGCTCGATCCATCTATTGGGGAGTTCATCTTAACGCACCCAGACATTAAG GTTCCAAGTAAAGGAAAGATCTATTCAATAAATGAAGGAAATGCCAAATATTGGGATGAACCAACTGCAAA GTATGTTGAAAGCTGCAAGTTTCCTAAGGATGGTTCTTTGCCAAAGTCCCTTAGATACATCGGGAG TATGGTGGCAGATGTTCATCGAACATTGCTCTACGGAGGAATCTTTTTATACCCTGCTGATAAGAAAAGCCCAAATGGGAAACTACG TGTTCTTTATGAGGTGCTTCCGATGTCTTACTTGATGGAGCAAGCAGGCGGTCAAGCCTTTACTGGCAAGCAATGC GCACTCGAGTTGCTTCCCACTATGATACATGACCGGTCCCCTATATTTCTCGGCAGCTATGATGACATCGAGGAAATTAAAGCACTCTATGCTGCCACGTACTGA
- the LOC131308845 gene encoding fructose-1,6-bisphosphatase, cytosolic-like isoform X2, translating to MRSTADCTTLLLLELLSLFLFLIHRKGEFFGMDHAAEAQRTDLMTITRHVLNEQSKHPEAHGDFTILLNHIVLGCKFVCNAVQKAGLAKLLGLAGVTNVQGEAQKKLDVLSNEVFVKALISSGRTIFGIYMAKDKENPTLDDVLQSGKNMLAAGYCIYGSSCMLVLSTGNGVNGFTLDPSIGEFILTHPDIKVPSKGKIYSINEGNAKYWDEPTAKYVESCKFPKDGSLPKSLRYIGSMVADVHRTLLYGGIFLYPADKKSPNGKLRVLYEVLPMSYLMEQAGGQAFTGKQCALELLPTMIHDRSPIFLGSYDDIEEIKALYAATY from the exons ATGCGTAGTACTGCAGACTGTACAACATTGCTACTCCTTGAATTGCTTtcattgttcttgttcttgataCACAGAAAGGGGGAATTTTTTGGCATGGATCATGCAGCTGAAGCTCAAAGAACAGACCTAATGACGATTACTCGTCACGTTCTTAATGAGCAGTCCAAGCACCCGGAAGCTCATGGCGACTTCACCATCTTGCTCAATCATATTGTCCTCGGCTGCAAATTCGTCTGCAACGCCGTTCAGAAG GCAGGTCTAGCAAAACTCCTTGGACTTGCTGGAGTGACAAATGTTCAG GGTGAAGCACAAAAGAAACTGGATGTACTTTCCAATGAAGTTTTTGTCAAGGCTTTGATAAGCAGTGGACGAACA ATATTTGGTATTTACATGGCGAAAGATAAGGAGAATCCAACTCTTGATGATGTATTGCAATCTGGGAAGAATATGTTGGCAGCAGGTTACTGCATATATGGAAGCTCTTGCATG TTAGTCCTTAGCACTGGAAATGGTGTCAATGGCTTCACGCTCGATCCATCTATTGGGGAGTTCATCTTAACGCACCCAGACATTAAG GTTCCAAGTAAAGGAAAGATCTATTCAATAAATGAAGGAAATGCCAAATATTGGGATGAACCAACTGCAAA GTATGTTGAAAGCTGCAAGTTTCCTAAGGATGGTTCTTTGCCAAAGTCCCTTAGATACATCGGGAG TATGGTGGCAGATGTTCATCGAACATTGCTCTACGGAGGAATCTTTTTATACCCTGCTGATAAGAAAAGCCCAAATGGGAAACTACG TGTTCTTTATGAGGTGCTTCCGATGTCTTACTTGATGGAGCAAGCAGGCGGTCAAGCCTTTACTGGCAAGCAATGC GCACTCGAGTTGCTTCCCACTATGATACATGACCGGTCCCCTATATTTCTCGGCAGCTATGATGACATCGAGGAAATTAAAGCACTCTATGCTGCCACGTACTGA
- the LOC131308847 gene encoding cytochrome b-c1 complex subunit 6-1, mitochondrial, which produces MSDEEPVDPKKELEEACKPKCVKSLIDYKKCVERIQGDESGHKHCTGQYFDFWGCIDKCVAPKLFVKLK; this is translated from the exons AT GTCGGACGAGGAACCTGTTGATCCTAAGAAGGAACTTGAAGAGGCTTGCAAGCCCAAGTGTGTGAAAAGTTTGATCGATTATAAG AAATGTGTTGAACGGATCCAAGGTGATGAATCTGGGCACAAGCACTGCACCGGACAATATTTCGATTTCTGGGGTTGTATTGACAAATGT GTTGCACCCAAGCTTTTCGTGAAACTAAAGTAA
- the LOC131308848 gene encoding uncharacterized protein LOC131308848, which produces MISDPTESPRKRLLADPKPKHGSSSSSAPAAAPPFDLPDRKKTRDLPNLSDCHSCGLHTDSTNPRVRLQTLPSFWRVVLLCRPCLNRVESANLCSYCFSSVADSDCHRCRDCDRRVHKDCVVRYNCSAPWSYCCGPELGPFRVCVDCWVPKSLKNSSRVCKRRRRRSKTQLGFENSRKSGGLEVVVNDAKRVVERKARVAVKTKEKALRKAVVARRAAELANGFLDLVARKDGGECSVSVSSSGSETTAATTTTGVDAELAFWLHRAMNSSPRISRNLCLVNSSCLPVPRLQKGIGNSSGSRGSRNAIVGGKMEECRSRKLIEDTDASVGSRGSPDPSVSGKIEECPSHRLNETNDVRVSQPEVKVVYVRRSGSGRTNSCNLKRGRLVYTRRCKKDKGCQEKGGVVVGNRNTCDDSSLIFEPQTRHKQDEAEFELHLDESRNPNQQNCEGNGPMLNVERYNGKTDRYLLKYSKRPHKELEYALHPDDTRNQNHVSCNGNGNMPLDECCNGKWDRYMIKYTKRRVVLKAILDDETNFHCDDSSVESEDRAVGVGLYPNWSGEYRTLSDASFQSSTVSLEASACAHVLSEDLS; this is translated from the coding sequence ATGATTTCCGACCCCACCGAGTCTCCTCGCAAGCGACTCCTCGCCGATCCCAAGCCCAAACAcggctcctcctcctcctccgccccGGCCGCCGCCCCACCGTTCGATTTACCGGACCGAAAGAAGACCAGAGACCTCCCCAACTTGTCCGATTGCCACAGCTGCGGGCTCCACACCGACAGCACCAACCCTAGAGTCAGGCTCCAAACCCTACCCAGCTTCTGGCGCGTCGTCCTCCTCTGCCGGCCCTGCTTGAACCGCGTCGAATCGGCCAACCTGTGCTCGTACTGCTTCTCCTCCGTGGCCGATTCCGACTGCCACCGGTGCCGGGACTGCGATCGCCGCGTCCACAAGGACTGCGTCGTCAGGTATAACTGTTCTGCGCCTTGGTCTTATTGTTGTGGTCCTGAATTAGGGCCTTTTAGGGTTTGTGTTGACTGTTGGGTCCCGAAATCGTTGAAAAATTCGAGTAGGGTTTgtaaaaggaggaggaggaggagtaaaACTCAATTAGGGTTTGAGAATTCGAGGAAATCTGGGGGCCTGGAGGTTGTGGTGAACGATGCGAAAAGGGTGGTGGAGAGGAAAGCTAGGGTTGCGGTTAAGACAAAAGAGAAGGCCTTGAGAAAAGCTGTTGTGGCTAGGAGGGCTGCGGAATTGGCGAATGGGTTTTTGGATCTCGTTGCTAGGAAAGATGGCGGTGAGTGTTCGGTGAGCGTTAGTAGTAGTGGTTCTGAAACGACTGCTGCGACTACGACCACCGGTGTTGATGCGGAACTGGCGTTTTGGTTGCATCGTGCTATGAACAGCTCACCGAGGATTTCGAGGAACTTGTGCTTGGTGAATTCGAGTTGTTTGCCTGTTCCAAGATTACAGAAAGGTATAGGAAATTCATCAGGGTCAAGGGGGAGTCGTAATGCTATTGTCGGTGGGAAGATGGAGGAATGCCGCAGTCGTAAGTTGATTGAGGATACTGATGCAAGTGTGGGTTCAAGGGGGAGTCCTGATCCTAGTGTCAGTGGAAAGATTGAGGAATGCCCTAGTCATAGGTTGAATGAAACCAATGACGTAAGGGTTTCACAACCTGAAGTCAAAGTGGTGTATGTAAGGCGTTCAGGTAGTGGTCGTACTAATTCGTGTAATTTAAAGCGGGGCAGATTGGTTTACACAAGGAGGTGTAAAAAGGATAAGGGATGTCAGGAAAAAGGTGGAGTGGTGGTTGGAAATCGCAATACTTGTGATGACAGTAGCCTGATATTTGAGCCTCAGACTCGCCATAAACAAGATGAGGCGGAGTTTGAGTTGCATCTAGATGAGTCTAGGAACCCAAATCAACAGAATTGCGAGGGAAATGGTCCGATGCTGAATGTTGAAAGATACAATGGGAAAACGGATCGCTATCTGTTGAAGTACAGCAAGAGGCCACATAAGGAGTTGGAGTATGCGTTGCATCCAGATGACACTAGGAACCAAAATCATGTGAGTTGCAATGGAAATGGTAATATGCCACTTGACGAATGTTGCAATGGGAAATGGGATCGGTATATGATAAAGTACACTAAGAGGCGTGTTGTGTTGAAAGCAATTTTGGACGATGAGACGAATTTTCATTGTGACGATTCTAGTGTTGAAAGCGAGGATAGAGCTGTGGGAGTGGGTCTCTATCCGAATTGGTCCGGGGAATACAGGACATTATCTGATGCTTCCTTTCAGTCTTCCACTGTTTCTCTGGAAGCTTCAGCTTGTGCACATGTTTTATCAGAAGACCTATCATGA
- the LOC131308849 gene encoding vacuolar iron transporter homolog 4-like, whose product MAASNEVHITIPKNETDPDCKITDYSQRAQWLRAAVLGANDGLVSIASLMMGVGAVKTDVKAMIVIGFAGLVAGASSMAIGEFVSVYSQRDIEVAQMERENGGGEEEEREKEQLPNPVQAAAASALAFTIGAIVPLLAAAFIRNHKVRLGVVVAAVSMALAAFGGVGAVLGKTSVVRSGTRVVVGGWMAMAITFGLTKLIGSNGLQM is encoded by the coding sequence atgGCTGCCTCAAATGAAGTCCATATTACTATTCCTAAGAACGAAACTGACCCAGATTGCAAGATAACTGATTACTCTCAAAGGGCACAATGGCTTCGAGCCGCTGTGCTGGGAGCCAACGATGGTTTGGTTTCGATCGCGTCCCTAATGATGGGAGTCGGGGCTGTCAAAACAGATGTCAAAGCCATGATCGTCATCGGATTTGCAGGACTAGTTGCTGGGGCTAGCAGTATGGCCATAGGAGAGTTTGTCTCTGTGTACTCCCAGAGGGACATAGAGGTAGCtcaaatggagagagagaacggtggaggggaggaggaggagagagagaaagaacagCTGCCGAATCCAGTGCAGGCGGCTGCAGCATCGGCCCTTGCCTTCACAATAGGCGCGATAGTGCCACTACTCGCAGCTGCTTTCATCAGAAACCATAAGGTGAGGCTAGGTGTGGTTGTGGCGGCAGTGAGCATGGCGCTGGCGGCGTTTGGAGGGGTTGGAGCGGTGTTGGGGAAGACTTCTGTGGTGAGGTCTGGTACTAGGGTGGTGGTTGGAGGGTGGATGGCCATGGCCATCACCTTTGGACTGACCAAGTTGATTGGCTCAAATGGACTGCAAATGTGA
- the LOC131308850 gene encoding glycine-rich RNA-binding protein RZ1A-like, whose translation MSEELEYRCFIGGLSWSTSDRGLKAAFDKFGHLVEAKVAVDKFSGRSRGFGFVTFDEKNAMEDAIEEMNGMELDGRTITVEKAQPNQGSGRDRDGDRPRDRDRGRDHGRDRDYGGGGGRGSGGGECFKCGKPGHFARECPGEGGRGDRYGGREDRYGGGGGGGGGGRYGPDRNGDRSGGRSRDSGGGGGDRYSRDRSGPYDRRR comes from the exons ATGTCAGAAGAACTGGAGTACCGCTGCTTCATTGGCGGCCTCTCGTGGTCAACATCTGATAGAGGTCTGAAAGCTGCATTTGATAAGTTTGGCCATCTCGTAGAGGCTAAG GTTGCTGTTGACAAGTTCTCTGGACGTTCTCGTGGATTTGGGTTTGTCACCTTTGATGAGAAAAATGCAATGGAAGATGCCATTGAAGAAATGAATGGGATGGAACTAGATGGGCGCACTATCACCGTTGAGAAAGCTCAGCCTAACCAAGGATCTGGCAGAGATCGTGATGGCGATCGTCCGCGTGACCGTGACCGTGGCCGTGATCACGGTCGCGACCGTGActatggaggtggtggtggtcgcGGATCTGGTGGTGGAGAGTGCTTTAAGTGTGGCAAGCCTGGTCATTTTGCTAGGGAATGTCCTGGTGAGGGTGGCAGAGGTGACAGATATGGTGGCAGGGAAGATAGGtatggcggcggtggtggtggtggaggaggaggacgtTATGGTCCTGATAGAAATGGTGACCGTTCAGGGGGACGTAGCAGGGATTCTGGTGGTGGGGGAGGGGATCGATATAGTCGTGACCGGTCTGGCCCATATGACCGCCGCAGATGA
- the LOC131308852 gene encoding uncharacterized protein LOC131308852: MWYLCVFYHRLLDYRKPEVESLAELFGVFNSRESESGRENGNPEKKCLQWRLPQYHHPDSPFHFVDLPSDDIARKIANRSILVKGVYELWGEGSTYEELEEAIKAYPDEQKLPYLTSESTFKITIDSFGKVMSSEEQNNRIRSFSYIPFKGRVNLRSPDHKFWVLETDDSGSNNGLPPVDQKRIFFGREVGTADRKLLPTYQLKSRTYLGPTAMDAEMAFLMANQALTAPGKLVYDPFVGTGSILVAAAHFGAMTMGADIDIRVVRDGRGPDCNVWSNFKQYGLPMPLGLLRADNNLPPWRPGLKEVFDAIICDPPYGVRAGGRKSGGRKLLKGVVGPYTVPDDKRTDHIPSTAGYCLAECVHDLLDLAAQMLVMGGRLVYFYPVLREDDTIDTNFPEHPCFKLVAACEQILSLRYSRVLLTMVKIGPYTEEIAESARIQHLEFKENHLKWLEEGNLRSAVFSPVDSHPGGEGYAKLGKDSKPKYRGKYV, encoded by the exons ATGTGGTATCTGTGTGTGTTCTACCACAGATTATTGGATTACCGAAAACCCGAGGTCGAATCGCTGGCCGAGCTCTTCGGCGTATTCAATAGCAGGGAGAGTGAGAGTGGCAGAGAAAATGGGAACCCAGAAAAGAAGTGCCTGCAGTGGAGGCTACCTCAGTACCACCACCCAGACTCTCCATTCCACTTCGTTGATCTTCCGTCGGACGACATCGCCCGTAAAATCGCCAACCGAA GTATACTTGTGAAGGGAGTTTATGAACTTTGGGGAGAAGGAAGCACGTATGAGGAGCTGGAAGAGGCTATAAAAGCATATCCAGATGAGCAGAAGTTGCCATACTTGACTTCTGAAAGCACATTCAAGATTACCATTGATAGCTTTGGGAAGGTTATGAGCTCCGAGGAGCAAAATAATCGCATTCGGAGTTTCTCATACATTCCTTTCAAG GGTCGAGTTAATTTAAGAAGTCCAGATCACAAGTTCTGGGTACTGGAAACTGATGACTCTGGTAGTAATAATGGGCTTCCGCCTGTCGACCAGAAGAGAATATTTTTCGGTCGAGAAGTGGGAACAGCGGATAGGAAGCTCTTGCCCACCTATCAGTTAAAAAGTCGTACGTATCTTGGCCCCACAGCCATGGACGCAGAAATGGCTTTTCTGATGGCTAACCAAGCATTGACCGCACCAGGGAAACTTGTATATGATCCGTTTGTCGGCACTGGGAGCATTCTTGTTGCTGCAGCTCATTTCGGAGCAATGACCATG GGTGCAGACATTGACATTAGGGTGGTACGTGATGGCCGTGGACCTGACTGTAATGTTTGGAGCAATTTTAAACAG TATGGATTGCCAATGCCGCTTGGTCTGTTAAGGGCAGACAATAACCTTCCTCCTTGGCGTCCTGGGTTAAAAGAG GTGTTTGATGCCATAATATGTGATCCGCCTTATGGGGTTCGTGCCGGGGGCCGCAAATCTGGTGGTCGGAAACTGCTGAAAGGGGTTGTGGGTCCCTACACCGTTCCCGATGACAAGAGAACAGACCACATACCATCAACTGCCGGTTACTGCTTAGCCGAATGTGTGCACGATTTGCTTGACCTAGCTGCTCAAATGCTTGTGATGGGTGGGCGCCTAGTGTACTTCTACCCTGTACTGCGAGAAGATGATACAATCGACACCAACTTCCCAGAACACCCTTGTTTCAAATTGGTTGCCGCTTGTGAACAGATCCTGAGCTTGCGTTACAGCCGCGTATTACTCACCATGGTGAAGATTGGGCCCTACACCGAGGAAATTGCTGAGTCAGCACGAATCCAACATTTGGAATTTAAGGAGAATCATCTGAAATGGTTAGAAGAAGGAAATCTTCGTTCTGCTGTTTTCAGCCCTGTTGATTCTCACCCCGGTGGTGAAGGTTACGCTAAATTAGGTAAGGACTCGAAGCCTAAATATAGAGGGAAATACGTTTAG